From Apilactobacillus bombintestini:
AGTTAGCTCTAAGTGCTTCATCCAAGTGGTGAGTTAGAGCTGTGTTATCAGTATCATATAAGTTCTTTAAATTGAAATACTTTTCAGCTTTTCTAATTCCTTGATCATTTAATGATACTGTCTTAGATTCCAAATCAATCTTGAAATCTTCTTTTTCTTTCAATGTCTTAGCAAATTGGTCAGCTTGCATGTATAGTTCAGAAGAACCTTTAGCTTGTCCAGAAATGATTAATGGAGTTCTAGCTTCATCAATTAAGATAGAATCCACTTCATCGACAATAGCAAAGTTCAATGGTCTTTGAACCATGTCTTCTTTGTAAACTACCATGTTGTCACGTAAGTAATCAAAACCGATTTCACTATTAGTAGAGTAAGTGATATCAGCATTGTATGCTTCACGTTTTTGTTCTGAACCCAATTCAGTTAAGTTAACACCTACAGTTAAGCCTAACCAATTGTATAATTCACCCATTTGAGTAGCATCACGTTGAGATAAGTATTCGTTAACAGTAATAACGTGTACTCCCTTACCTGCTAGGGCGTTTAAATATACAGGCATAGTAGCGGTTAAGGTTTTACCTTCACCAGTTTTCATTTCAGAAATATTACCTTCATGTAGAACAATACCACCCATAATTTGTACATGGAATGGAGTTAATCCTAATACACGAGTAGCACCTTCTCTAGCTACCGCAAACGCTTCTGGTAATAAATCATCAAGTGTTTCACCATCTTGATAACGTTGTTTAAATTCGGGTGTTTTAGCTTTAAGTTCGTCATCACTTAGTTGTCTATATTCGTCAGCATAAGCTTCTACTTTATCAGCTAACTTGCTAAGTCTTTTGACTTCGTGCTTATCACTTTCAACCCATTTTTTTAGAATGTTAGCCATTAATAATTTTCCTTCCGAGAATCGTTCTTTTTTATAATCTAATTAGTTTAAAATATACTATTTCATTTTAACATTTATTTTATGTTTTTAAAAATACATTAACTAAAACTTTATCAGGCATGACAAAGCGTTAAACCTTCTACTGACTGAGCCCCATTATCCAATAAAATTTTAGCTGCTTTTCTAATAGTGGTGCCAGTAGTATAAATATCATCTACAATTATAATGTTTTTATTTTTTATTTCATCTCTCATACTCGATTTAATGATAAATATCTGATCAGATTTAATTCTTTGCCAACGATTTTTATGTGATTGTTGTGTCTTTTGATTTAAATTAACAGCTAAAACATCCCAATACTTTATATTTTCTATTAAACCGGTCACCTGGTTAAAGCCCCTATCTTGCATTGTTTTTGAACTTACGGGAATAGGTACCACTAATTTATCCGTTTTACTAAGTTCTCTTTCAAAATCTTTTTGAAAAATTCTTCTCAAGCGATAATCACCAGTAAATTTATATCTATTGATAAATTCTTTCATCTCATCATTATATTTATATAGTGCCTTATTTTTAAAATTACTTTGATGATACTTCTGCCATTTTTCACAATCTAAGCAAATTTTCTTATCATTTAACTGCCTACCACAATTTAAACATGCCTTTTCCGTATTGATTCTCTGAAATTTTTCATCACAATTTCTACATAATGTTTTACTTTCCAGCGAGGTCCCAAGCAGTAAAAATTTTAGGGTAATATCATAGTCAATTTCTTGTTCACACCATAAGCACTGCTTATTCATTTCAGTTTTTTCGCCAATCTATTCATATATTTTATTTGTTTAATTGCCTTCTTTATATTATTAGTATGAACACTACTGTAAAAACTAACATCCCCATACGGACGATCTTTTTTTCGCCCCACTCTACCAGCTATCTGTACTAGTGAAGAAGCTGAAAAAACGTCATCATCTGCTCCTAAAATCAAAACATCAATTCCCGGAAAAGTAACTCCTCGTTCTAATATGGTGGTGGTAATTAAAAACAAAAGTTCTTCATTTCTCATTTGGCTTACTTTTTCCATTCTTTTTTCATCACTAGAATGCACTGTTCTCCATAATGAATTATCAAATGTTTTAGATAAAATTTCAGAGACTGGCTTTAAATCAGCAACACGAGGAACAAATAATAAAAAGCGCTGTTGCTTATTTATTTTATCTTTAATGTTTCTAATTAATGACGCTGGTAATTTATTTTTAGTTAGCTGACCTCGCCATTCTTTTACATGTCGATTCTTAATTTGAGGCAACAAGTGTCGATGAAAGCGTATAGGCAAGTAACTTACTCCTATCTTTTTTCTTTTAATTTGTTTCATTAACTCTTCTGAAGGAGTTGCCGTTAAATACAAAGTCGCGCCCTGTTCTTTAACAGCATTATTGGCTGCAAAATATAATGCTGCATTATCCACAAAAGGAAATGAATCGACCTCATCAATAATTAATACGTCAAAAGCTTTATAAAATCGTAATAACTGATGTGTGGTGCATATTGTTAATTGACAATATTGGTATTTAACCTCACTTCTGCCGTGTAATAAAATCATGGAAGTATTTGCAAATGCTTCTTTAATTCTTGGATAGAGTTCGACGCATACATCTACACGTGGAGATGCTATACATATTCTTTTTTGTTGTTTTAATGCATCCTCGATTCCGAAAAATAACATCTCCGTCTTCCCCGCTCCAGTAACTGCCCATAGCAAATGTTTTTCACTAGAATTAAAAACTTTAATAATGTCTTTGGAACAGGCATCTTGTTCCTTAGTTAATTTTCCGTGCCAAGTCAGTACTGGATTTTTTATGTTAAAATCATTAGGTTCCTTCACATAACACAAAGGACTGTTTAGCGTAATT
This genomic window contains:
- a CDS encoding DEAD/DEAH box helicase, whose product is MIENISELYGRHIDEKLVSDSLVQRSTVQKYTPIKIEHNHIYCKRCGQITKYIDAKMPNDNYYCPICINLGRITLNSPLCYVKEPNDFNIKNPVLTWHGKLTKEQDACSKDIIKVFNSSEKHLLWAVTGAGKTEMLFFGIEDALKQQKRICIASPRVDVCVELYPRIKEAFANTSMILLHGRSEVKYQYCQLTICTTHQLLRFYKAFDVLIIDEVDSFPFVDNAALYFAANNAVKEQGATLYLTATPSEELMKQIKRKKIGVSYLPIRFHRHLLPQIKNRHVKEWRGQLTKNKLPASLIRNIKDKINKQQRFLLFVPRVADLKPVSEILSKTFDNSLWRTVHSSDEKRMEKVSQMRNEELLFLITTTILERGVTFPGIDVLILGADDDVFSASSLVQIAGRVGRKKDRPYGDVSFYSSVHTNNIKKAIKQIKYMNRLAKKLK
- a CDS encoding ComF family protein, translating into MNKQCLWCEQEIDYDITLKFLLLGTSLESKTLCRNCDEKFQRINTEKACLNCGRQLNDKKICLDCEKWQKYHQSNFKNKALYKYNDEMKEFINRYKFTGDYRLRRIFQKDFERELSKTDKLVVPIPVSSKTMQDRGFNQVTGLIENIKYWDVLAVNLNQKTQQSHKNRWQRIKSDQIFIIKSSMRDEIKNKNIIIVDDIYTTGTTIRKAAKILLDNGAQSVEGLTLCHA